GTTCGTCAGTGCGGCTAAGTGCTGCGTCACCGCCTTTGACAAGTGCGGCATCGATATTGACTTCGCTCATGTCGTTAACGATTACTGCGACTTTTAGTCCCTGACGGTTGTTCAGGATATGATTAAGGAGTGTGGTCTTTCCCGCGCCGAGGAAACCGGAAAGAACGGTAACGGGTAAGCGATTTGGTGCCATGCATCCACTCCCAGAGCTAAAGTGTGCGCAATCTAGCCGATGCTCATCCGCCCAGCAATCGAAAATGCAAGGAGTTTGCATCTATGTATCGTCGCCTTCTGAGACTTGCCAGCAATATCCTGATTTTTATGCTTTTAATCCTTGGTGTGGAATGGTGGCAGGCATCCTCCATGAGATCCGGTATGTGGCCTGAATCCGCCAGGTTATTGCCATCACTGGAGGGTACCACCGGCACGCTGCCCGAGGCGGGTGGAGGCGTGACACTGGTGTACGTTTTTGCGCCATGGTGCGGCGTTTGTCGCGCGACGGCGGCAAACCTCAATGTCCTCAAGGAGCGTGGATTTCAGGTGAGCGCGTTGGCTCTGGCGTACGAGCAGGAGGCCGAGGTCCGCGCCTTTGTAACTTCGACTGGGCTCTCGACAACCGTACTTCTCGGAAGCGAGGATATAGCCCGCTCCTTGGCAGTGAGCGCGTTTCCATCGTATTTCATCTTGTCACCAACTGGTCGAATCCTTAAGGCGTGGAGTGGCTACGCCACAACGGCCGGCTTGATCCTAAAAATGTGGGCCATTGGCTTGACATCACCAAGTTGACTCGCGTTATCATGAACGGGATGAATAGTTTTAATGCCCCCACTTACTCTCGTCTTTCGTCGCGCCTTGCGACGCTGGCG
This sequence is a window from Deltaproteobacteria bacterium. Protein-coding genes within it:
- a CDS encoding TlpA family protein disulfide reductase, whose protein sequence is MYRRLLRLASNILIFMLLILGVEWWQASSMRSGMWPESARLLPSLEGTTGTLPEAGGGVTLVYVFAPWCGVCRATAANLNVLKERGFQVSALALAYEQEAEVRAFVTSTGLSTTVLLGSEDIARSLAVSAFPSYFILSPTGRILKAWSGYATTAGLILKMWAIGLTSPS